From Flavobacterium arcticum, the proteins below share one genomic window:
- the miaA gene encoding tRNA (adenosine(37)-N6)-dimethylallyltransferase MiaA encodes MNIQNNNNYLITVTGPTAIGKTAMAIEIAKYYNCPIISADSRQFFKEMNIGTAVPSKEEQEAAKHYFIQNISIFDDYTVGDFEREAITVLDELFKKNNVVVMVGGSGLYIDAVLKGFDDFPDIDNSVREQLKEKYETLGITYLQEELERLDPEHYSNVAKENPQRLMRALEVCSGSGKPYSSFLNIKKNSRNFTSIIIGLEAEREVMYSRINQRVDLMVQAGLIEEAKALYPHKNLNALQTVGYRELFSYFDDEYSLDFAIEEIKKNTRRFAKRQMTWFKRKEETKWFNFTTSPHIVINYIKENL; translated from the coding sequence ATGAATATTCAAAATAATAACAATTACCTTATAACCGTTACTGGTCCTACTGCCATAGGCAAAACGGCTATGGCTATAGAAATAGCAAAGTACTATAATTGTCCTATTATATCTGCAGATAGCAGGCAGTTTTTTAAAGAAATGAACATAGGTACTGCTGTACCCAGTAAAGAAGAGCAGGAAGCTGCAAAACACTATTTTATACAAAACATAAGTATTTTTGACGACTATACTGTAGGCGATTTTGAACGTGAAGCTATTACGGTGCTCGACGAGCTGTTTAAAAAAAATAATGTGGTGGTAATGGTAGGTGGCTCTGGGCTGTATATCGATGCAGTATTAAAAGGCTTTGACGATTTCCCTGATATTGACAACTCGGTAAGAGAGCAACTAAAGGAAAAGTACGAAACGCTTGGTATAACCTATTTACAGGAGGAATTGGAGCGGTTAGACCCTGAACATTACAGCAATGTAGCTAAAGAAAACCCACAACGATTAATGCGTGCCTTAGAGGTTTGTAGTGGTTCAGGTAAGCCCTATTCTTCTTTTCTTAATATTAAAAAGAACAGCCGTAACTTTACTTCTATAATTATTGGACTGGAAGCAGAAAGAGAAGTAATGTACAGCCGCATTAATCAACGCGTTGACCTTATGGTACAAGCAGGACTTATTGAGGAGGCTAAAGCATTATATCCTCATAAGAACCTTAATGCATTACAAACTGTAGGCTATAGAGAGTTATTCAGTTATTTTGATGATGAATATTCGCTTGATTTTGCTATAGAAGAAATAAAAAAGAACACACGCCGTTTTGCCAAAAGGCAGATGACGTGGTTTAAGCGTAAAGAAGAAACAAAGTGGTTTAATTTTACCACATCGCCACATATTGTTATTAACTACATAAAAGAAAATTTATAA
- a CDS encoding acyl-[acyl-carrier-protein] thioesterase — MPITENFTSTHSEDWEINFLQCNPNGYLRQTELCNLLQLTAGAHSEIGGMSFTDMQVHDQAWVLSRMRVEIDEMPKWRDVVTVKTWIMDLQGSRSVRALEMWMNGKKIIGAITYWAVFNTKLRKPEALALPHEHFEKYPNRMPTKASFVKIDLNRDTVLAGERKVVLSDLDIVFHVNNVKYLEWCLDAIDYRPLLKQQLQSFDMNFLRELKLEDSVTLNKGREDKTEFFTVVKEGKPCFALELNWK, encoded by the coding sequence ATGCCCATAACTGAAAATTTCACGTCAACACACTCTGAAGACTGGGAAATCAATTTTTTACAATGTAATCCCAATGGCTACTTAAGGCAAACAGAGCTTTGTAACTTGTTACAACTTACGGCAGGTGCGCACTCAGAGATAGGCGGAATGAGCTTTACTGATATGCAAGTGCATGACCAAGCATGGGTACTTAGCCGAATGCGTGTAGAAATTGATGAAATGCCTAAATGGAGAGATGTAGTAACTGTAAAAACATGGATTATGGACTTACAGGGATCGCGCTCTGTAAGGGCATTAGAAATGTGGATGAACGGAAAAAAGATAATAGGTGCTATAACCTATTGGGCTGTATTCAATACAAAACTAAGGAAGCCCGAAGCCTTGGCACTACCGCATGAGCATTTTGAAAAATATCCTAACAGAATGCCTACCAAGGCTTCTTTTGTAAAGATAGACCTCAATAGAGATACTGTACTAGCAGGCGAAAGAAAAGTTGTATTATCTGATCTTGATATTGTTTTTCATGTTAATAATGTAAAATACTTAGAGTGGTGCTTAGATGCGATAGATTATCGACCTCTTTTAAAACAACAATTACAAAGTTTTGACATGAATTTTTTGAGAGAATTAAAACTAGAAGACTCTGTAACATTAAACAAAGGTAGAGAAGATAAAACAGAGTTTTTTACTGTAGTTAAAGAGGGTAAGCCCTGCTTTGCTTTAGAGCTTAATTGGAAATAA
- a CDS encoding GEVED domain-containing protein, with the protein MKNITIKNALNFGKDSKRWLLGYLVLFALLSVTTTYSQVGTINIGSGTANSANRVPIYSCYNYTYSQQIVKASEYAANGGVAGNVTKVSYYYSSGGTNLANWANWTVYLGHTSKTEFTSDTDWEPLGNLTQVYSGAITPVAGNWFEITFTTPFNYDGTSNLIIAIDENESGYSCTANFGSYTGSSNTGIYYYSDGTNPDPASPPSGTRTSALARLQFFGSVASCLAPNGLASSGVSPNAATISWNAVTAASTGYDYYYSTTNTAPTSATTPSGSVASGTTTASLSGLMSNTQYYAWVRSACAGTDVSAWTSSISFTTLCDATDIPYYEDANSATTPNIPACVTIQNAGTGNNWTTASNPGYGFDSNVFRYSYSSNPANAWFYTQGLNLTAGVSYRLSYTYGNNSTFYTEKLKIGYGTSASDAGMTTILADHQDVTGASATDAFVDFTPTTTGVYYVGFNAYSAANLYYIYVDDISVILTPTCEPVTGVVATTGSFTSGNLAWNESASLPADGYEYYVSEDATPPTGATTVSGSVAAGIFTAEATGLTMGTTYYAWVRAVCSDSDSSPWEGPSSFYTGYCTPAPTTVDNDGIIGVAMGTINNVTSGEPGNYADYTVQSTDAAAGATVDFAITYGTGYTYGTKIWIDWNNDTDFDDEGELVYTGLSTNDNPTTLEGSFSVPADAAVIGSHTVRIGGTDNDGGGTPCYSGSYGSYEDYSINIFMPDPPAITEFTPDTYCAVAGDITITGTTLGNATLEIGGTAVTITSNTDTEIVASVPAGVSGTVSVTTVAGTDTTLDTFAVTEPAELTLSATEATLCLGNSSDIVTITQGASDFDIYEWSPVTGMSGNDIDGYVFNPSETTTYTLTASQSTGSCEISTEFVVTVNPVPTPVTVVPSETIACLGSPVELTAEGGETITAVDYCLPTIGSTGASGDYLNNFTFADITNNNSGDEVSDYTYYSDITANVVGGQTYDISLQGGSTTWSQTFRVWIDFNQDGVFAEDESVFNTTTGTTAVVNGTVTIPATAFNGLTRMRVGDRFSSTIGAGEACGHTGYGEWEDYNVMITGASSAVEYVWSPIDGLYEDVAGTVAYNGDPVQVVYAMPSATTTYTATVTTDLGCPASDSATINIVITPAPTGDVVASFTTAATIADLTATGTDVQWYDVATGGTPLSDSEFLSSGMYYATQTLNGCESQDRLAVTVTVPEMDWVNLQWPFELTIVQGDTGMVYAQGYEAGVTPGAGPGIGVMAWIGISNENTDPSTWTTWVPMMFNDQVGNNDEFVAAIGDDLEPGTYYYASRFQYLEGPYSYGGYNAGGGSFWNGADYVSGVLTVNCGTMAPVADASQAFCDAATVSDLAAEGEMVQWYATAIGGLPLAMDAAVLNGGTYYASQTIDCESLTRTAVAVTINVTPAPTGSDMQVFEDGATVAELMAMGNDIMWYDAAGNMLSADDALEDGAMYYASQTMNGCESQDMLAVTVTVNMPSVDYVNLQYPGEVTVSIAQSAMIYVQVYEMGVTEGTGPGVGVTAWVGISTEDTDPSTWTTWVPTTFNIQSGVNDEYVASVGSNLEPGTYYYASRVQLQDGPFIYGGFNEQGGNTWDGVTYVSGILNVLCDTTSPVGATEQVVVSLTDAVTLENIEVTGTDVVWYATEQDAIDGNNPLAMDTAVEEGVTYYATQTINGCTSVTSLAVTVTGVLNNGSFDVTSFNYYPNPVKDILTIQYSSEITSVAVFNMLGQKVMAKTPNTTDANLDMSVLSDGTYIVIINAGSMTKTIKIVKKQ; encoded by the coding sequence ATGAAAAACATTACTATTAAAAATGCTTTGAATTTCGGGAAAGATTCAAAGCGATGGCTCTTGGGCTATCTTGTACTTTTTGCTTTATTGTCGGTCACGACAACTTATTCGCAAGTAGGTACTATTAACATTGGTTCGGGTACAGCTAATAGTGCTAACCGTGTACCTATTTATTCTTGCTATAATTACACTTATAGTCAACAAATCGTTAAAGCTTCAGAGTATGCTGCCAATGGTGGTGTGGCTGGAAATGTTACTAAAGTGAGTTATTACTACTCTTCAGGAGGTACTAATTTAGCAAACTGGGCAAACTGGACAGTTTATTTAGGACATACTTCTAAAACTGAATTTACTTCAGATACAGATTGGGAGCCTTTAGGGAACCTTACACAAGTATATTCTGGAGCTATTACTCCAGTAGCAGGTAACTGGTTTGAAATTACTTTTACAACACCATTTAATTATGATGGTACAAGTAATTTAATTATTGCAATAGATGAAAATGAGTCAGGATACTCTTGTACGGCTAATTTTGGTTCATATACTGGTTCTTCAAATACAGGTATATACTATTATAGTGATGGTACTAACCCAGACCCAGCTTCGCCGCCATCAGGAACACGTACTAGTGCTTTAGCTAGATTACAGTTCTTTGGTAGTGTTGCCTCATGCCTTGCGCCAAATGGTTTAGCTTCATCAGGAGTTAGTCCAAATGCAGCTACAATATCTTGGAATGCAGTTACGGCAGCATCTACAGGTTATGATTACTATTATAGTACTACAAATACAGCACCTACGAGTGCAACAACACCATCAGGTAGTGTTGCATCTGGAACTACAACAGCTTCACTTTCAGGTCTGATGTCAAATACGCAATATTATGCATGGGTAAGAAGTGCTTGTGCAGGTACAGATGTAAGTGCATGGACGTCTTCTATTTCTTTTACTACGCTATGTGATGCTACAGATATTCCTTACTATGAAGATGCAAACTCTGCAACGACACCTAATATACCTGCGTGTGTAACAATACAAAATGCAGGTACAGGTAATAACTGGACTACAGCAAGTAATCCTGGTTACGGATTTGATAGTAATGTTTTTAGATATTCTTATAGTTCTAATCCAGCAAATGCTTGGTTTTACACACAAGGATTAAACTTAACAGCAGGTGTGTCATATAGATTATCATATACCTATGGTAATAATAGTACTTTTTATACAGAAAAGCTTAAAATAGGTTATGGTACTAGTGCTAGTGATGCTGGTATGACTACTATACTTGCAGACCATCAGGATGTTACAGGAGCTTCTGCTACTGATGCATTTGTAGATTTTACACCAACTACAACAGGTGTTTATTATGTAGGTTTTAATGCTTATTCGGCAGCTAATTTATATTATATATATGTAGATGATATATCAGTAATACTAACGCCTACGTGTGAGCCTGTTACAGGTGTTGTTGCAACAACAGGTTCTTTTACATCTGGAAATTTAGCATGGAATGAGTCAGCAAGTTTACCTGCAGATGGATATGAATATTATGTAAGTGAAGATGCTACTCCTCCTACAGGTGCTACAACAGTATCAGGTAGTGTTGCCGCAGGTATCTTTACAGCAGAAGCTACAGGACTTACAATGGGTACTACTTATTATGCTTGGGTTAGAGCAGTATGTTCTGATTCAGATTCTAGTCCATGGGAAGGACCTTCGTCTTTCTATACAGGCTATTGTACGCCAGCACCTACTACTGTAGATAACGACGGTATTATAGGTGTAGCTATGGGAACTATAAATAATGTTACCTCTGGAGAACCAGGTAATTATGCCGATTATACAGTACAATCAACTGATGCAGCTGCAGGGGCTACTGTAGATTTTGCAATTACGTATGGTACAGGTTATACTTACGGTACAAAAATATGGATAGATTGGAATAATGATACTGACTTTGATGACGAAGGAGAACTTGTATATACAGGTTTATCTACAAATGATAATCCTACTACATTAGAAGGTTCTTTCTCAGTACCTGCAGATGCTGCAGTAATAGGTAGCCATACAGTGCGTATAGGTGGTACTGATAATGATGGTGGTGGTACACCATGTTACTCTGGTTCATATGGTAGTTATGAAGATTATTCAATTAATATTTTCATGCCAGACCCACCTGCAATAACAGAATTTACTCCTGACACATACTGTGCTGTCGCTGGAGATATAACTATTACAGGTACTACTCTAGGTAATGCAACTCTTGAAATAGGAGGTACAGCAGTAACAATTACTTCTAATACTGATACTGAGATAGTAGCTAGTGTTCCTGCAGGAGTATCAGGTACGGTATCAGTAACAACAGTAGCTGGAACAGATACTACTCTAGATACATTTGCAGTAACAGAGCCTGCCGAATTAACATTGAGTGCTACAGAGGCAACATTATGTTTAGGTAATAGTTCGGATATTGTAACAATCACACAAGGAGCTTCTGATTTTGATATATATGAGTGGTCTCCTGTTACAGGAATGAGTGGTAACGATATTGATGGATATGTATTTAATCCATCAGAAACAACTACTTATACATTAACAGCATCACAATCAACTGGAAGTTGTGAAATATCAACAGAGTTTGTAGTAACTGTAAACCCTGTTCCTACACCTGTAACAGTTGTGCCATCAGAAACAATTGCTTGTTTAGGTTCTCCTGTAGAACTTACGGCAGAAGGTGGAGAGACTATTACAGCAGTAGATTATTGCTTACCAACTATAGGTAGCACAGGAGCTTCAGGAGATTATCTTAATAATTTTACTTTTGCTGATATAACAAATAATAACTCTGGTGATGAAGTATCAGATTATACATATTATAGTGATATAACCGCTAATGTAGTGGGGGGGCAAACTTATGATATTTCATTACAAGGAGGAAGCACAACTTGGTCTCAAACATTTAGAGTATGGATAGACTTTAACCAAGATGGAGTATTTGCTGAAGATGAGAGTGTATTTAATACTACTACAGGTACAACTGCTGTTGTAAATGGTACAGTAACAATTCCTGCAACTGCTTTTAATGGTCTTACAAGAATGCGTGTAGGGGATAGGTTTAGTAGTACAATTGGCGCAGGCGAAGCTTGTGGTCATACAGGTTATGGAGAATGGGAAGATTATAATGTAATGATTACAGGAGCAAGTAGTGCTGTAGAGTATGTATGGTCTCCAATAGATGGTCTTTATGAAGATGTTGCAGGTACTGTAGCATATAATGGAGATCCTGTACAAGTTGTATATGCAATGCCAAGTGCAACTACTACATATACTGCAACTGTAACAACAGATCTTGGATGTCCTGCATCAGATTCTGCAACAATAAACATAGTAATTACTCCTGCTCCTACAGGAGATGTTGTAGCATCATTTACTACAGCCGCTACAATAGCCGATCTTACTGCTACAGGAACAGATGTTCAATGGTATGATGTAGCTACAGGAGGTACTCCTCTAAGTGATTCTGAATTTTTATCATCAGGAATGTACTATGCTACACAAACTTTAAATGGTTGTGAAAGCCAAGATAGACTTGCTGTAACGGTAACAGTTCCTGAAATGGATTGGGTAAACTTACAATGGCCATTTGAATTAACAATAGTACAAGGAGATACTGGAATGGTATATGCACAAGGCTATGAGGCTGGTGTTACACCAGGTGCTGGTCCTGGTATAGGAGTAATGGCATGGATAGGTATTAGCAATGAAAATACAGATCCATCTACATGGACAACTTGGGTACCAATGATGTTTAATGATCAAGTAGGTAATAACGACGAATTTGTGGCAGCCATTGGAGATGATCTTGAGCCAGGTACATATTACTATGCTTCAAGATTCCAATATCTAGAAGGTCCATATAGCTATGGTGGTTATAATGCTGGCGGTGGTTCTTTCTGGAATGGTGCCGATTATGTGAGCGGAGTTCTTACTGTTAACTGTGGTACTATGGCGCCTGTTGCTGATGCTTCACAAGCATTTTGTGATGCTGCTACAGTATCCGATCTTGCTGCTGAAGGTGAAATGGTACAATGGTATGCTACTGCAATAGGAGGTTTACCTCTTGCAATGGATGCTGCTGTATTAAACGGAGGTACATATTATGCTTCACAAACTATAGACTGTGAGAGTTTAACAAGAACTGCGGTTGCTGTAACTATTAATGTTACTCCTGCACCTACAGGTTCTGATATGCAAGTATTTGAAGATGGTGCTACCGTAGCAGAGTTAATGGCTATGGGGAACGATATTATGTGGTATGATGCTGCAGGTAATATGCTAAGTGCTGATGATGCTCTTGAAGATGGGGCTATGTACTATGCTTCGCAAACCATGAATGGTTGCGAGAGTCAAGATATGCTAGCTGTTACTGTTACTGTTAATATGCCTAGTGTAGATTACGTTAATCTACAATATCCAGGAGAAGTCACTGTTTCAATAGCACAGTCAGCAATGATTTATGTACAAGTTTATGAAATGGGTGTAACTGAGGGTACTGGTCCTGGTGTTGGTGTAACAGCATGGGTAGGTATTAGTACAGAAGATACAGATCCTTCTACATGGACAACATGGGTACCTACAACATTTAATATTCAATCAGGTGTTAATGATGAGTATGTAGCTTCGGTAGGTTCTAATTTAGAGCCAGGAACATATTATTATGCATCTAGAGTTCAGTTACAAGACGGACCTTTTATTTATGGAGGTTTTAATGAACAAGGAGGTAACACATGGGACGGCGTTACATATGTAAGCGGTATACTAAATGTACTTTGCGATACAACCTCTCCTGTTGGAGCTACAGAACAAGTAGTGGTTTCTCTAACTGATGCTGTTACTCTAGAAAACATAGAGGTAACTGGTACTGATGTAGTATGGTATGCTACAGAACAGGATGCTATAGATGGTAATAATCCCTTAGCTATGGATACTGCTGTAGAAGAAGGAGTAACATATTATGCTACACAAACAATAAATGGATGTACTAGTGTTACTAGCCTTGCAGTTACCGTAACAGGAGTGCTAAACAATGGTAGTTTTGATGTTACTTCGTTTAATTACTATCCAAACCCTGTAAAAGATATACTTACTATACAATACTCTTCAGAGATTACTTCTGTAGCTGTATTTAATATGTTAGGTCAGAAAGTTATGGCAAAAACACCTAATACTACTGATGCTAACCTAGATATGTCAGTATTATCAGATGGTACTTATATAGTTATTATCAATGCAGGTAGTATGACAAAAACAATTAAAATCGTTAAAAAACAATAG
- a CDS encoding response regulator transcription factor — MEEVNKKILLVEDDPNFGAVLKDYLLINDFDVTLAKNGMEGFEKFKKDNFDLCILDVMMPYKDGYTLAREIREKNKEVPIVFLTAKSMKEDVLKGYKVGADDYLNKPFDSEVLLMKIKAIIQRKASETKTDNTKFEFQIGKFHLNSKLRFLTFDNQEPIKLSPKENELLKMLALHENDLMPRELALTKIWRDDNYFTSRSMDVYIAKLRKYLKPDEDVEILNIHGEGFRLVIKNKATE; from the coding sequence ATGGAAGAAGTAAACAAAAAAATTCTTTTAGTAGAAGATGATCCAAATTTTGGAGCAGTACTAAAAGATTATTTATTAATTAATGATTTTGACGTTACGTTGGCAAAGAACGGTATGGAAGGATTCGAAAAATTTAAAAAAGATAATTTCGACCTGTGTATCTTAGACGTAATGATGCCTTATAAAGATGGGTATACCCTTGCAAGAGAAATAAGAGAAAAAAATAAGGAAGTGCCTATTGTTTTTCTTACTGCTAAGTCGATGAAAGAAGATGTTTTAAAAGGATACAAAGTAGGAGCAGACGATTACCTTAATAAACCTTTTGACTCTGAAGTATTGCTTATGAAAATAAAAGCAATTATTCAGCGAAAAGCATCTGAGACAAAAACAGATAATACTAAATTTGAATTCCAGATTGGTAAATTCCATTTAAATTCAAAATTACGTTTTCTTACATTTGATAATCAAGAACCAATAAAATTATCGCCAAAAGAAAATGAGCTTTTAAAAATGCTTGCATTACATGAAAATGACCTAATGCCAAGAGAGCTTGCACTTACCAAAATATGGAGAGATGATAACTATTTTACATCTAGAAGTATGGATGTATATATAGCTAAACTTAGAAAGTACCTAAAACCAGATGAAGATGTAGAAATACTAAATATTCATGGTGAAGGTTTCCGTTTAGTTATCAAGAATAAAGCTACTGAATAG
- the coaE gene encoding dephospho-CoA kinase (Dephospho-CoA kinase (CoaE) performs the final step in coenzyme A biosynthesis.), whose amino-acid sequence MKTKVIGLTGGIGSGKTTIANYFASLGVPVYIADEEAKKILNTPDVITEVVAVFGQEILTDSIPDRKKIAALVFNNPEKLQVLNNIIHPKVSEHFHDWLDIYKDAPFVIKEAAILFESGSYKNCDKIILVTAPEEIRIERVIKRDGGTAQEVRKRMANQWNDDRKKEFSDFIINNIILNDAKNQAHSIYDTLKNV is encoded by the coding sequence ATGAAAACAAAAGTTATAGGACTAACAGGAGGAATAGGTAGTGGTAAAACTACAATAGCAAATTATTTTGCATCATTAGGTGTACCTGTATATATAGCTGATGAAGAAGCTAAAAAAATATTGAACACTCCTGATGTAATTACTGAAGTGGTAGCTGTTTTTGGACAAGAAATACTTACAGACAGTATTCCTGATAGAAAAAAAATAGCAGCTTTAGTATTTAATAATCCTGAAAAGCTTCAGGTGCTTAATAATATTATTCACCCTAAAGTGAGTGAACATTTTCATGATTGGTTAGATATTTATAAAGATGCACCATTTGTTATTAAAGAAGCTGCTATTTTATTTGAGAGTGGTAGTTATAAAAATTGCGATAAAATAATATTAGTTACTGCACCAGAGGAGATAAGGATAGAAAGAGTTATAAAAAGAGATGGTGGTACAGCCCAAGAAGTGCGTAAACGTATGGCTAATCAATGGAATGACGATAGGAAAAAAGAGTTTAGTGATTTTATTATAAATAACATTATTTTGAATGATGCTAAAAATCAGGCTCATAGTATTTATGATACTTTGAAAAATGTTTAA
- a CDS encoding glycosyltransferase, whose translation MFFSLIIPVYNRPDEIEELLESLTKQSYKDQFEVVIIEDGSTLRCDTILPAFEGKLFISYYFKSNSGPGDSRNYGMKKAKGDYFIVLDSDCIIPEGYLKNVSESLIANYVDCFGGPDAALDSFSDIQKAINFTMTSFLTTGGIRGKSEKIEKFQPRSFNMGISKKAFEASGGFGNIHPGEDPDLSIRLWKLGYETRLFPDCYVYHKRRIDWDKFYKQVNKFGKARPILDKWHPEYKKVTFLFPSLFILGFGFSVLLLFFTIISPLYLYVFYFILIFIISAIKNKSLKIGFYSVVAVFIQFYGYGTGYITSFIKIHLLSKQPEQAFPELFFKK comes from the coding sequence ATGTTTTTTTCGTTAATAATACCAGTTTACAATAGACCTGATGAGATTGAAGAGCTATTAGAAAGCCTTACTAAACAATCATATAAAGATCAGTTTGAAGTAGTAATCATAGAAGATGGGTCTACTTTGCGGTGCGATACTATACTTCCTGCCTTTGAAGGTAAATTATTTATATCTTACTATTTTAAAAGTAATTCAGGTCCAGGTGACTCTAGGAACTATGGTATGAAAAAGGCAAAGGGCGATTACTTTATTGTGCTCGATTCTGATTGTATTATTCCAGAAGGTTATCTTAAAAATGTATCAGAAAGTCTTATTGCTAATTATGTAGACTGCTTTGGTGGTCCTGATGCTGCTTTAGATAGCTTTAGTGATATACAGAAGGCTATTAATTTTACAATGACCTCTTTTTTAACAACAGGAGGTATAAGAGGGAAATCGGAAAAAATAGAAAAGTTTCAGCCAAGAAGTTTTAATATGGGCATTTCTAAAAAAGCTTTTGAGGCTTCGGGCGGCTTTGGTAATATACACCCGGGTGAAGATCCAGATCTTTCTATACGACTTTGGAAATTAGGATATGAAACGCGTCTTTTTCCTGATTGTTATGTATATCATAAACGAAGGATAGATTGGGATAAGTTTTATAAACAAGTAAATAAGTTTGGTAAAGCACGCCCTATTTTAGATAAGTGGCACCCAGAGTATAAAAAGGTAACTTTTTTATTTCCTAGTTTATTTATTTTAGGTTTTGGGTTTTCAGTACTATTATTATTTTTTACTATAATTAGTCCTCTATATTTATATGTGTTTTATTTTATTTTAATATTTATAATATCAGCAATTAAAAATAAAAGCTTGAAAATAGGTTTTTATTCTGTTGTGGCGGTTTTTATACAATTTTATGGTTATGGTACAGGTTATATTACATCGTTTATAAAAATACATTTATTATCTAAGCAACCAGAACAGGCTTTTCCTGAATTATTTTTTAAAAAATGA
- a CDS encoding sensor histidine kinase, protein MNKTRFRLLVFFMSLSLVGIILVQLYWVNSSIKNNEEQFKFHIQQVLGKVSVRLQENDANKFFRLYNIYKDSTGKAPSREDMLPYYYNYRSNRKGENIIYSDNMSQRDYNLFFDRERDGGYIGNANVSAPIPLSNTTKEDTKKSSRSGDMEVWQRYQFQLYIKDFRDFNPLETRVSKNWLNKVLETELSQNGVNTPFEFGIYKSGLATKLRSGKLKWQEGISFQHPVYTDIDGKSGYRLLITFPQKKTFIFSSILGITSLSLIFTLIIIIAYLSAINQLIKQKQISEIKTDFINNMTHEFKTPIATINLALDAIKNPKIFVDPEKVKRYLQMIRDENKRMHSQVENVLQISKLDKRELDITKDQADVHAIIDDAIEHINLIVEARNGTLTKSLEARRTTALLNDMHFTNVLVNILDNAIKYSPDEPVIEIHTENVKDFILIKVKDNGLGMTKSTQKKIFEKFYREHTGDIHNVKGHGLGLAYVKRVLDDHNAEIYVESEKGKGSTFIIKMHLIN, encoded by the coding sequence ATGAACAAGACTAGATTTCGTTTGCTGGTATTTTTTATGAGCCTATCTCTCGTGGGTATAATTTTGGTACAATTATATTGGGTAAACTCGTCGATTAAAAATAACGAGGAGCAATTCAAGTTTCATATACAGCAAGTATTAGGTAAAGTTTCGGTAAGGTTACAAGAAAATGATGCCAATAAGTTCTTTAGGCTTTACAATATTTATAAAGATAGTACTGGTAAGGCACCATCAAGAGAAGATATGTTGCCTTATTATTATAATTACCGAAGTAACAGAAAGGGTGAAAATATTATTTATTCGGATAATATGAGCCAACGGGATTATAATTTGTTCTTTGATAGAGAAAGGGATGGAGGCTATATAGGAAATGCTAATGTAAGTGCTCCCATTCCTTTAAGTAATACCACAAAAGAAGATACTAAAAAATCTTCTAGAAGTGGCGATATGGAAGTTTGGCAACGTTATCAATTTCAGTTATACATTAAGGACTTCAGAGATTTTAATCCGCTAGAAACCAGAGTTTCTAAAAATTGGCTCAATAAAGTGTTAGAAACAGAACTTTCGCAGAATGGCGTAAATACACCATTTGAGTTTGGTATATATAAAAGCGGACTTGCAACAAAATTACGATCGGGTAAGCTTAAATGGCAAGAAGGAATATCGTTTCAACATCCTGTTTATACTGATATTGATGGTAAATCAGGCTACAGGTTATTAATTACATTCCCTCAAAAGAAAACATTTATATTTTCATCTATTTTAGGTATAACATCACTGTCATTAATTTTTACCTTAATTATTATTATTGCTTACCTTAGTGCTATTAATCAATTGATTAAGCAGAAGCAAATATCAGAGATTAAAACTGATTTTATTAATAATATGACGCATGAGTTTAAAACACCTATTGCAACTATAAACCTTGCATTAGATGCTATAAAGAACCCTAAAATATTTGTTGATCCCGAAAAAGTAAAACGATATTTACAAATGATAAGGGATGAAAATAAACGAATGCACTCGCAAGTAGAAAACGTGTTACAAATATCTAAACTAGATAAAAGAGAATTAGATATTACTAAAGATCAAGCTGATGTTCATGCTATTATAGATGATGCTATAGAACATATTAACCTAATTGTTGAAGCACGAAACGGGACACTAACAAAGTCTTTAGAAGCGCGACGTACAACGGCATTGTTAAATGATATGCATTTTACAAACGTTTTAGTTAATATTTTAGATAATGCTATAAAATATTCTCCCGATGAACCCGTTATAGAGATACATACAGAAAATGTAAAGGATTTCATATTAATAAAAGTCAAGGATAATGGCTTAGGAATGACTAAAAGTACTCAGAAAAAAATATTTGAAAAATTTTATAGAGAACACACAGGAGATATACATAATGTAAAAGGACATGGTTTGGGTCTTGCTTATGTAAAAAGAGTTTTAGATGACCATAATGCCGAAATATACGTAGAAAGTGAAAAAGGAAAGGGTAGCACCTTTATAATAAAAATGCATCTAATAAATTAA